A genomic region of Cannabis sativa cultivar Pink pepper isolate KNU-18-1 chromosome 1, ASM2916894v1, whole genome shotgun sequence contains the following coding sequences:
- the LOC115707985 gene encoding ankyrin repeat-containing protein ITN1, whose translation MATLVDYGGGRDLESGLISPASVASSSAAAMSQNPTAEPSPSPSPSSTASAPALVLSNSGKRIDQAGRKKYVKQVTGRHNDTELHLAAQRGDLAAVKQILDDIDSQMVGTPRGAEFDAEVAEIRASVVNEVNELGDTALYTAADKGYLDIVKELLKYSNKETISKKNRGGYDPLHTAANQGHHAIVQVLLDHDPGLSRTIGPSNSTPLTSAATRGHTAVVNELLSKDCSLLEISRSNGKNPLHLAARQGHVDIVDALLKKDSQLARRTDKKGQTALHMAVKGQSTGVVKLLLEADAAIVMLPDKFGNTALHVATRKKRAEIVKELLLLPDTNVNALTRDHKTALDIAEELPPSEEATDIKACLAQYGAVRANELNQPRDELRKTVTQIKKDVHTQLEQTKKTNKNVHNISKELRKLHREGINNATNSVTVVAVLFATVAFAAIFTVPGGDNNDGTAVMVKSPPFKIFFIFNAIALFTSLAVVVVQITLVRGETKAEKKVVEVINKLMWLASVCTSVAFMASSYIVVGRKHRWAAILVTCVGGLIMAAVLGTMTYYVVKSKRSRSMRKKEKYSKRSGSNSWHHSDYSNSEIDRIYAL comes from the exons ATGGCGACCTTAGTCGATTATG GTGGTGGGAGGGACTTGGAGTCAGGTTTGATCAGTCCAGCATCAGTAGCATCATCATCAGCTGCTGCGATGAGTCAAAACCCGACGGCGGAGCCATCGCCGTCTCCGTCACCGTCTTCAACTGCATCGGCGCCGGCTCTGGTTCTCTCGAACTCTGGCAAGCGGATCGATCAGGCTGGGAGGAAGAAATATGTAAAGCAGGTGACGGGGCGGCATAACGATACTGAACTTCACTTGGCAGCGCAGCGCGGTGATCTTGCGGCCGTGAAGCAGATTCTTGACGACATTGATAGTCAGATGGTGGGGACGCCGAGAGGGGCTGAGTTTGATGCAGAGGTGGCGGAGATTCGGGCGTCAGTAGTGAACGAGGTGAATGAGTTGGGAGACACTGCCTTATACACAGCTGCGGACAAAGGGTATCTTGACATCGTTAAGGAGTTGCTCAAATATTCGAATAAAGAAACTATTTCAAAGAAAAATCGAGGTGGATATGACCCACTTCATACCGCTGCAAACCAAGGCCACCATG CAATTGTCCAAGTGCTATTAGATCATGATCCTGGGCTTAGCAGAACGATTGGTCCGTCAAATTCAACCCCGCTTACTTCTGCAGCTACAAGAGGGCACACTGCAGTTGTCAATGAACTCCTCTCAAAGGATTGTAGTTTATTGGAAATATCTAGATCTAATGGGAAAAATCCATTGCATTTGGCTGCAAGACAGGGACATGTAGATATTGTAGATGCATTACTTAAAAAGGATTCACAATTGGCAAGGAGGACTGACAAGAAAGGGCAAACTGCATTGCATATGGCTGTTAAAGGGCAGAGTACTGGGGTGGTGAAGTTGCTTCTTGAGGCAGATGCTGCGATTGTGATGCTTCCAGACAAATTTGGTAACACAGCATTACATGTAGCTACCAGGAAAAAGCGGGCAGag ATAGTAAAGGAGTTGTTACTCCTTCCAGACACCAATGTTAATGCATTGACTAGAGACCATAAAACAGCTCTTGACATTGCTGAAGAACTCCCTCCTTCTGAAGAAGCCACAGATATAAAGGCGTGCCTTGCTCAATATGGAGCTGTAAGAGCTAATGAACTTAACCAACCAAGGGATGAATTGAGGAAAACTGTAACTCAAATTAAAAAAGACGTTCATACTCAGCTTGAACAAAcaaagaaaacaaacaaaaatgtCCATAATATTTCAAAAGAACTCAGGAAGCTCCACCGTGAAGGAATCAACAATGCTACCAACTCGGTCACTGTCGTGGCTGTGCTTTTTGCAACAGTTGCCTTTGCAGCTATATTTACTGTACCCGGCGGTGATAATAACGATGGTACAGCTGTGATGGTAAAAAGTCCTccatttaaaattttcttcatcttTAATGCCATTGCACTTTTCACTTCTTTGGCCGTTGTGGTTGTCCAAATTACTCTGGTTAGAGGTGAGACGAAGGCTGAGAAAAAGGTAGTGGAAGTAATCAATAAGTTGATGTGGCTAGCTTCAGTGTGCACTTCAGTGGCTTTCATGGCGTCTTCGTACATAGTTGTGGGACGAAAGCACCGATGGGCTGCAATTCTGGTCACATGTGTTGGTGGGTTGATAATGGCTGCTGTTCTTGGCACCATGACATATTATGTGGTAAAGTCAAAGAGATCCCGGTCTATgagaaaaaaagagaagtaCTCAAAGAGAAGCGGTTCCAACTCATGGCACCACTCTGATTATTCCAATTCAGAGATTGATCGAATTTATGCCCTTTGA